The genomic region CGCCAGACAGCCGCTGGCTGAGCTTGTGCGGCTGGTCAGTGCGGGGTGCTGACGTCCGGTCGCCGACCTGCCGTTCCAGATACCGCGTCAGCCGAGCGACCCGCTGCACGACGCCGTAGTTGTTGGAGGTACGCCGAAGCACCTCCACCATGAACGTCTTGCTCGAACCCGCGTCCAAGGACACGGAGGCGAGACTTCGAGAGCGCCGACGCCACCGTGTGCGCCTGGCCCTTCAGCATGTCCCCTCATCGAGACAGGGCTGGCCTCGTCGCGGGTTTGTCAGCCACGGCCGTCGGATTGAAGATCACCGACCTGCCGGTGGTAGACCACCGCCGGTGCTGCGGTTAACCGGCGTCCCGCGGCGGTTTAAGCCCGCGCACCAGTTCGCCGGGGTCGATGCCAAGCCCTCGCGCGATCTTGAGGATGTTGTGCAGCGTTAGATTCCGCCGTCCGCGCTCGACCTGGCCCAGGAAGGTCCAGTGCAGGTCGCAGGCGTGCGCCAGGGCTTCCTGGCTGAGGCCGAGCTCGTTGCGGCGGGTGCGCACCCGCTCGCCGAACTGGGTGGCCGCCTTTGAGACCGGGGCGGGAGAGACGGGCATGGCGGGCCAAGCACATATGGCCCATGACCATGCGGCCAGAGACCATACGTCTCATCCCTTGGTCGGCGTACTGCCCACTGCTGCACTTCCAAGAGCAACCAGCGACGCCTGCGAGCTGGCCGCGCTGTTCGAACGGGTGTTTCCATCGGACAGATGCCCGCGACGGTAGCGGGCCCTCCGCGCCTAGCCAGCTGAAGCGAAGCCATCGTCCGCTGCCGCATGTTCGAGCACCGACCGGATGAGGTACCAGTGTTCATCGTCGACCGGCTCGAACCAGGCCACCTGTTCGCCCGGAGAGTTTCGGTTGGCCGCCAGTTCGGCACGGTTCGCCAGCCGGATCCGCGGCGCGTAGGTTGCCAGCCCCGACACGGTATAGGAGCGACCGTCGAGCACGAACTCGGCGGAATGGGTTATGTACAGCGCACCCCCCGCTTCGGCAATCGATGCCAGGAATCTCGGCACTCCTCCTGGCACGACCTTGGCGCTCAGTGCGGTGTAGGGCAACTGGGCTCGCTCCCCTGACAACGCGTCGGCGACACTGAGCAGGTCTCGCACCACGTCCTGCGACAGCTCCTCCGTGGGGATGGGAATCAGCGTCCGCAAGTGCCGCTGGAGCGCGACCAGTGCCCCGACAAGGCGGCACAGCGGCCCAAGATCGTCTGGCCAGGTCGTGTCCGCTTGGAACCCGCCCAGCTCCGCCGGCCCAGCGCATAGCGTCAGTCGGTCGCCGGGTTGCAGCGTCGCCAGGAACTGTAGGGCCGGCAGGACTTCATGAGGACGTCGCCCAGCCACCGAGCGAAGGGTGACGTGGAGCTGTCCACGGACAGTGCCGTCCTCACGGAGGACCAGACGCACCGCAAGCGCGTCGCTGGCGTCGGCACCCAGCATGGTGCTGCCGTGGCTGCCACCGACGCGCCTCGTGAAGGTCACGGGGAGCGTGACGGCGGGGCGATCAGCCGTCGATGGCTGGAGCGTCAGAGACGCCTGCAAAGGGAAACCCTGCGTGACGGGAATGCTCAGCAGCTCCAGGTCGCCGGCTCGGTCGTCGTCACCCAACAAGCGCTGCGTCGCCTCGGACGCCGCTACGACGTCGAAGCGACTGACATAGCGCCCGGGGATAGCTACCTCGCCACCCACCTCCAAGGTCTCCCTGAGCCGGTCCGCGATGTCGCGCGCTTCCGGATCGTCAGCCGGGAAGTAGAACGTCGGAGTGATTGAGATCGGGTCGTCGACGGGCGCTTCCGGGTGCCTGGGCATGAGCGTCCGCATGCGCCCGCGCGGGCCGGAGCTGAACTCCCATCGCCAGTACGGGGAGATCTCGTCGCCCCGCTCGAGCAAGGCGTCGAGCCGCTGCGACAGGTCGTCGCCCGAGGCCAGGACCGCCTGCTCCATGTTGAATTGGCGCGCTCGCTCCAACAGTCCGTACGTTTCGCCTTCGATGTACGAGATCAGATCGTGCCGGCCAGCGATCCGGCGATCGAGCCAGTCGCGTCCCCACCACTCCAGAGCAACCCCGGGAGCAATGTCGAT from Blastococcus colisei harbors:
- a CDS encoding helix-turn-helix domain-containing protein, which encodes MPVSPAPVSKAATQFGERVRTRRNELGLSQEALAHACDLHWTFLGQVERGRRNLTLHNILKIARGLGIDPGELVRGLKPPRDAG